The Microbacter margulisiae genomic sequence ACCCACTTTTCGATAGAATATTTTGAACCGGAAAGCAATCTTAATCCATTATAAAACAATCGATTAAAACATTTATGAAATTAATTTTTGCTACCAACAACAAACATAAGATCGAAGAAGCGCAGGCGTTGCTTTCGCCTCATTTTCAAATTATTAGCCTGAAACAGCTCAATTGCACGGAAGAGATTCCGGAAACAGAACCTACGCTGGAAGGAAATGCGTTACTGAAAGCTCGCTATGTGTACGAACGATTTGGGGAATCATGTTTTGCAGATGACACCGGTCTGGAAGTGGAAATTTTAAATAATGCTCCGGGTGTATATTCAGCTCGTTACGCAGGTGAAGATAAAGATCCACAAGCTAACAGAGTGAAATTATTAAAAGAACTGGAAGGTGCCATTAATCGCAAAGCAAGGTTCAGAACAGTGATTGCCTTTATTCACAAAGGGAAAGAATATTTGTTTGAAGGAGAAGTGAAAGGTTCAATTACCATGCATGACCGGGGAAACGGAGGTTTTGGATATGATCCTCTCTTTCAGCCGGAAGGGATGGATAAAACATTTGCCGAACTCGACATGTCCGTAAAAAATGACATAAGTCATCGCGGAAAAGCTATTGCTCGGCTAGTTGATTTTTTACATCAACTAGAATAAACCAGATTGACACCCTTCATTAGATTTTTTATTGGGCTTCTTGTGCTGTTTTTATTATAATATTCTTACTTTTGTGTTGTAAAACATCTAAAACATGCCGTCTAAAGTTGAATTGCCTACAATCAGTCAACTGTCCGGGATTTGGGATACTTTGACACTGGAACAAAAAGAGTTTTTACAAAACAACTCTACTGTTCAGTTTTTCAAACGTAACGAAATGATTTACAGCGAAGGAGATGTCGCGTCAAATCTTTTGTGCCTGATTAAAGGGAAAGTAAAAATCTACAAAGACGGAGTAGGCGGAAGAAGCCAGATTGTCCGCATGATTAAGCCGATTGACTATTTTGCTTATCGTGCTTTCTTTGCGGAAGAACCATATGTGACGGCTGCCTGTGCCGTAGAACAATCTGCTGTTTTTCAAATACCTTCTGAGGTAATCATCCGGTTGATTCAGGAAAATACAGATCTGGCTTTGTTTTTTATCAAAGCCATGGCTAAAGATTTAGGTATTGCTGACACCCGCACAGTAAACCTGACTCAAAAGCATATTCGGGGTCGACTGGCGGAATCACTATTGTTTCTGCGTGACAATTACGGACTTGAAGAAGACGGAGCAACCATTAATATCTATCTTTCCCGTGAGGACCTGGCTAGTTTATCCAATATGACAACCTCAAATGCCATTCGAACATTATCGAATTTCGTTTCTGAAAAAATTATTTCAGTTGATGGCAGAAAAGTGAAAATCATTGACGAAGAGCGTCTCCGGAAAATAAGCAAAATCGGCTAAAGGCTTCTTTTATTTTAATATTCGAACCGATAACATCATGCGAATCTTTTTCATTGGCTTGTTACTAACAGGACTGATTGCCATCTTTGCATCATGCACATCATCAAACTCTTACGAAAAACCTATTTGGACATACGAACAAAGCATGCATACAGGCGCTCCGTTTCAGTTTTATCCCGATACGTTTATCACGTTGAACACAATCACCGTGAAAGACAGCCTCAACATGATAAAGCAGGCTTTGAATAATTATGCGATTGATTCATTGATGAACCAGAACGAAGCCACAATACAAAATTTATTAAGCTTACTGGTTATGGATTTACAATACGATATGGAGTCTCAACGCCAAGAAGTTTCACAGGAACTCGACCAGTTACGAAACATAGGAAAATGGCTTAGTAACACAAAACAAATAAAAAGTGAATATGCTAAGATGAATCCTGAAAAACCATTAGTTCGTGCAGTAGAGTGCCGTTTTTCCTACAAAGATCCCATTACAGGAGAATCCATCAAAGAAGATAAGATTTATTACATTCATTTATCCAATAATCAAGTAATTGCTACTAAAGATGTAATGCCACACAACACGCTCCAAACACATTAAATGTATTTCCATGCAAGCAACTGACATTATTCAACGAAGTAATATTATCTACCGACTCATTCAAAATAAGCAATTAAAAATTGCATTGGATGCTATAAGACAATGGGCTGTCGAAGAGCACAAAACATCGATTTTGGATTCGCTGGCTGCACTGGAATTCAATTATAGATTACTGATACAATACGTTGAACAAGGGGTGGATGATCCACAACGCAATAACATCTATCAATCAATGCTTCGCCAGGCATTCCATATGGTTGATTTTCTCAAAGAAGAAGCCGCTGTCGCCTACGGATCCGGCTATGAAGCAGAACAAATCAGGTATAAACGGCTACATTCTGAAACTCGGGATCTCGTTGCCACTTTAGAAAATCTTTCTCCGGGACACGATGTATTGATATCTCTGTTGGAACAAAAAAACCAAGAAACTCAAAAGAGGGAAAATAAGGAAAAACATGAGCAGATTCGGATAGCGCTCTTTCAGGAGATATGGCTTTCATCAAACATGACCGCTGGTAATCTTAAAAGTTTATTCGCATCCGAGTTCATTTTTTCTCTGGATAAAGCCTTTTTTGTTTCGGCCCTGACACTGTCACTGCTCCGTCAGTTCAGCGAGGAAAGATTAAATGTATTGCTCGACATTTGTGCTCATCAGGAGGCAATTGTACGCCAACGGGCTTTGGCTGGATTATGGGCTATTGCAGCCCAATGCAATGACAGATTACCTTTTTATCCCAATTTTACCGAACGATTGCAAGAGCTGAAAGACAATTCCGGATTTTTATCTTCAATGAAAACTATCCTAATGCAATATATCCGGACGTCTGAAACTGAAAAGATTTCAAAGAAAATCCAAGAAGAAATCTTACCTGGAATGATGAAAATTGCACCGCATCTGAAAGAAAAGCTGGACATGGAAAGCTGGGCTTCTCCCGAAGAGTGGGAAGACAAAAATCCAGATTGGCAAGAAATGATCGAACAAAGCGGAGTTGCTGACAAGCTAATGGAGATGAGCGAACTACAAATGCAGGGCGCTGATGTTTACATGAATGCCTTCGCTCATTTGAAACAGTATTCATTCTTTTATACAATCGAAAACTGGTGGTTACCCTTTGATAAGACTTACTCAGAAATTGCGGATCTGTTTAATGAACAGCATGATGTATTTAACATATTGGCAGACAATGTCTTTTTATGTAATTCCGATAAATATTCCCTCGCTTTCAGTCTAAGAACCATATCAGAAAAACAGCGGGAATCAATGATACAGGCATTTCAGCTTGAAAATGAACAATATAAAGAAGTAACTCAAAGCAGTATTTTGCCTGAAAATCTTTTGGTGGAACAACTTTCGAACCAGTATATCCAGGATTTATATCGCTTTTTCAAACTAAATCCTTATCGCGAAGACTTCTATCCTTTATTTGATAACGCATTGTCATTACATCGGTTATGGTTTTTTTCTCAGTTGGAATTTTCAACCGAACAACAGTTAGCTATTGCAGAATTCTACTTTATGCATGATCATTACGATGAGGCTTTCGAAATGTTTGAAAAATTGATAGAATATCATACAGATAAAGGTTCTTTATACCAAAAAATGGGTTATTGTGCGCAGCAAAAGGGAGATTTTCAACAGGCATTGAC encodes the following:
- a CDS encoding non-canonical purine NTP diphosphatase, translated to MKLIFATNNKHKIEEAQALLSPHFQIISLKQLNCTEEIPETEPTLEGNALLKARYVYERFGESCFADDTGLEVEILNNAPGVYSARYAGEDKDPQANRVKLLKELEGAINRKARFRTVIAFIHKGKEYLFEGEVKGSITMHDRGNGGFGYDPLFQPEGMDKTFAELDMSVKNDISHRGKAIARLVDFLHQLE
- a CDS encoding Crp/Fnr family transcriptional regulator, which produces MPSKVELPTISQLSGIWDTLTLEQKEFLQNNSTVQFFKRNEMIYSEGDVASNLLCLIKGKVKIYKDGVGGRSQIVRMIKPIDYFAYRAFFAEEPYVTAACAVEQSAVFQIPSEVIIRLIQENTDLALFFIKAMAKDLGIADTRTVNLTQKHIRGRLAESLLFLRDNYGLEEDGATINIYLSREDLASLSNMTTSNAIRTLSNFVSEKIISVDGRKVKIIDEERLRKISKIG
- a CDS encoding tetratricopeptide repeat protein encodes the protein MQATDIIQRSNIIYRLIQNKQLKIALDAIRQWAVEEHKTSILDSLAALEFNYRLLIQYVEQGVDDPQRNNIYQSMLRQAFHMVDFLKEEAAVAYGSGYEAEQIRYKRLHSETRDLVATLENLSPGHDVLISLLEQKNQETQKRENKEKHEQIRIALFQEIWLSSNMTAGNLKSLFASEFIFSLDKAFFVSALTLSLLRQFSEERLNVLLDICAHQEAIVRQRALAGLWAIAAQCNDRLPFYPNFTERLQELKDNSGFLSSMKTILMQYIRTSETEKISKKIQEEILPGMMKIAPHLKEKLDMESWASPEEWEDKNPDWQEMIEQSGVADKLMEMSELQMQGADVYMNAFAHLKQYSFFYTIENWWLPFDKTYSEIADLFNEQHDVFNILADNVFLCNSDKYSLAFSLRTISEKQRESMIQAFQLENEQYKEVTQSSILPENLLVEQLSNQYIQDLYRFFKLNPYREDFYPLFDNALSLHRLWFFSQLEFSTEQQLAIAEFYFMHDHYDEAFEMFEKLIEYHTDKGSLYQKMGYCAQQKGDFQQALTFYLRAEALIPTQKWLTRKIAFCYKMVGKIDDALSYYRRAESLDVNNLSIQLQIGHLLMQQQLYEEALNAYFKVELTNSEPKVWRAIAWCSFLCGKKEQAEKYSQKIMESGASTKHDWLNAGHIAWIMGQRTNATERYEKSVQLFRDDHADFFVAFHQDAPFLLKAGIDAMEITFMIDLLRYKLQDQNNK